GAACAACCGGCCGACTGTTTGTTTGGTCGCTTGCCTGCTAAGGCTAGGCAACTGTTGGCGTCAGCCCTGCCCAATTTCCATGAGACTAGTGACGCGATGCTTTCGATGGCTCAGGGGGACAGTGAGGCTGATCCGGCGGGAGGCTATGGATTATTTTCGCCTAATCGGACTCTTATGCCTGAGACCCTGGCCGACCATGAGGAGGCGGTAAAAACCGCGGTCAGCCGGATGACGCCCTATCTGCAGACCCTCTTGGCGGCTAAGTTATTGCGCCTAACCGATAACCAAACGGCGTCGCGGGTGGCGGTGCGGGCGAGTCTAGAGATGGTGGCTCCCCGGGAACGATTGTTGATGCAACAGCAAACGGTGCGATCGCATCCAGCTTTGCCTGAGAGTCGCTTAGCTCGCTTAATGCGGGATAATGGCTCGGCGGTGGCCCTCTCTGCCGACAGCCGTGTGCGCTATCGCATCGATAACTTTGGTCAACAGCCCCTCTATCTCACCCTCATGACCATCGACAGCAGTGGTCGGGCAGCTGTCTTTTCTCCGGGTATTTTTCAGGCTCGCCGAGGCGAGGAAGGATTAATTATCGATACGGATACGGCCGCGATCCCAGCCGGAGGCAACCTAGTCTTGCCAGATGCTAATGGCAACTGGGGTCTACCCAAATCAACAGCCTGGGTCGATACCTATCTATTGCTCAGTGTCCAACCCTTTCGCCGTACCTGGGAACGGCTGTGGACTCTCTTCGAAGGCTCTGGAGACCGCCGTCAGTTACGATCCCTAGAGGATCCCCTGACCATTGCCCGAGATATTTTGGCCGACCTGAACGCGGCTAGCCAGTCCCAAGAGGAAGAGACTAGTTCCTCCACTCCCTATCGTCTGAATATGGACACCTGGGCAACGCTGGCATTTCGATATCAGGTGGTGTAGACAGGGCCTATACCCAGAGTTGGAGGGTCACGGCCCAGCCCCCTTGTCGATTCGAAGCGGGCTAGGCTGGACCGGGCGAGATCGGTTGGTTAAACCGTGGTGGGACTAACCGCTAAGCCAATTAGCCCCCCCAGACCCAAGCCCAAGACACTTAAGGCAGCCAAAATTAAACTGGTCTGCAGGCGGCTGAACACCTGCAACAGCCGGTCACCAACTTCAGTGCTGATGACGGCACAGAGGGCGGCTACCACTAGGGCAACCAGACTCAGCTGCATCACTTGCCAGACTGCCGCTGTTGCTGAGACTTGGTCGAGATCATCGCTACCAGCGTAGTTTAGGGCGATGGCTAAGGCGGCGACGAAAGCACCACTACCCACCATGGCTAGCAGAGTCAGCAGGTTAGCCGGTAGCCAACGAAACTGAGCGAGGGCTCTCGCACCCGCCAATGCCAGGGCTTGGGCTAAAATTCCGGCCAAGGCTAAGGTCCAAATCCAGTAGGGGGCGGGAAATGTCGCTAAGATCAGGCCTGCTACCCCATACAGGAGCAAGGTGCCTGCAATCCAGCCCTTCGGCAGCCCTGGGGCGGCTAGTAGATGCCGTAGTCGCTTATTACCTTGAACGCCGCGGGTGGATCGCTTAGGAGATGGTTTCATGACCGATAGAGGATCATAGTGAACAGCTGCCTGAGTCAGTCAAGCATGTCAGGATTTAAACCTCGTCCAAGTATCCTAGGCTCACTCGTTGTTTATCAGGTAAGCCGTCATGGCTAAACTTGGCCGCCTCTAAACATTATCGAGGATGGGGGGTCACCATTGTGATGCTTGATGCAGTTGCCCTCCATGGGAGCAATTTAGCTGAGGACTCATCGGGCAGGCATGGGGGAACGGCTGTTAGAAGGTGCCAGGCCTCCTTGGCGCAATGTTGATTGGCAGACTGTGGTTGCCATGGTGCGGCATAGGGTGGCTTGGTAGTGGCTAATCCGTCTTAATTGAAACCGACTCGAGTTTGCCGCAAGATAGGTAGGATTAGCTGGCGATGGCTGCCATAATGCTTGAGGCGTTTATGGACTAGATAGCTCTAACACTAGGGTCTGGTCTGTGTTTCCCCAAGCCATCTGGCTGAGACGATGATGATCGCCACTAGGGCAACTGATTATGCTCACCGTGCCTGTTATCGCATTGCTGCAGGGATTGCTGGGGGCATCCAGTCTATTGATTGGAGCCATCGTCGGCATTATCTGGCAACCTGCGCGCACCTTCACGGCTGCTATCATGGCCTTCGGCAGTGGCACGCTGTTATCTGCGATCGCATTTGACATTACCGCTCCAGTCTTCGCCAGCAGTGGATTTTGGCCGTTGGTTGTGGGCTTTATCCTGGGAGGCACCCTATTCACTGTCATCATTCAATACATCGATGAGCGCGGCGGTTTCATTCGGCATCCCTCCTCCTCGCGGCGGTTCCTCTACCATCATCGCCAGGAAGCTGCCTCAGAGGTCCTCGACCGCATTGGTCATATCGAAATGCTGCACAGCCTGACGCCCTCCGAGATGCAGGCTATCATTCCTCTGCTCAAGCCATTGTCGGTGGGAGCTGGCACTATCCTTTGTCAGGAAGGAACGGCGGGCGATGCTCTATTTTTGATCGTCAGTGGCGAAGCTGAGATTCGTAAAGGGAATCAACGGTTGGCCATCTTAGGGGCTGGCGAGATGTTTGGGGAAATGGCGCTACTCACGGGAGAAGAACGGTCTGCCACGGTGCTGGCCCTGACCCCGATGGAGCTGTATGAACTGGATAAAATCGACTTCGATGGCATGCTGACCCGTTCTCCTCACTTGGCTAGCGGCCTCAGCCGAATTTTGGCCCGGCGTTTACGGGAGACCACCCAAGCTAAGCTGATCCGGATTGAATCGCCGGATCATTGGCGGCAACGGGTGTTAGATAGTGTCGAAGTCGATCTACCCATCTCCGAGCATCAGTTTCAGCAGCTAGCTCAGCGGTCGACACCGGTGGCTATTTTAGTCGGCACCCTGATCGATAACATTCCGGAGGCCTTGGTGATTGGATTCAATGCCGGGATTGGTCACCTCAATAGCGCCTTTCTAATGGCGGTGTTTATTTCCAATATTCCGGAAGCCCTATCCAGCTCCATTGGCATGAAACAGGCGGGAACGACGGCCCGGCGCATCCTGGCCCTGTGGGTTGGGGCGGTGCTGCTCAGCGGCCTTAGCGCCATGGCAGGTACGGCCTTAATGCACATCACCAGTGACTGGCTGGTGGGAGTGGCCCAGGCCATTGCCGGTGGGGCTATTCTAGCCATGCTCTCCAGCACTATGATGCCCGAGGCCTATGAAATGGGGGGCGGGTCTGTCACCTTCTCTACCATTGCCGGGTTCTTGGTGGGGTTCTGGGTCACCTCATCGCCTCTGGGCTGAGCCATGGTAGGGCCGACACGAGAAGGCATGGGAAGCCCTGGGAAGCAGCAGATAGATGGTGGCTGGGGTCGGTGTCAGCAGGGGCAGCCAAGATGGACTCGACGATAGTCTTTGAAATGGACCCACTTTAGGTCATGCTATAGACCGGACGCGATGACACTCAGCCAGGAGGTATCAATATGGATCCCGTTAAGTTGATGAAGCAGGAAGTGGGCCAGGCGGCAGCCGCTAAGGTCACTTCTGGGAGCATCGTCGGTCTGGGAACGGGATCGACCACGGCCTTTGCAATTCAGTTTATTGGCGAACGGCTAGCATCCGGTCAACTTACCGACATCAAGGGAATACCAACCTCCTTTCAAGCCTCGGTGCTGGCCAAGCAGCATGGCATTCCCTTGACCACCCTAGATGAAGTTGACCGGATTGATATCGCCATTGATGGCGCCGATGAGGTCGATCCGCAGCATAATCTGATTAAGGGAGGCGGGGCCGCTCACACCCGCGAGAAAGTCGTCGACTCCTTGGCTGACCAGTTCATTGTGGTGGTCGATAATTCTAAATTGGTAGACGTGCTGGGCAGTACGTTCCCCCTGCCTGTGGAAGTGTTGCCCATGGCTGTGGCTCCAGTGACTCGGGCGTTGCAGGCGCTGGGGGGACAGCCGGAGTTGCGCCTGGGAGTGCGTAAGGATGGCCCAGTCATTACTGACCAGGGCAATATGATCCTGGATGTTAAGTTCAACGCTATTTCGGATCCGGCCGCCCTGGAGAAAACCCTCAACAATATTCCAGGAGTGCTCGAGAATGGTCTCTTCGTCGGGGTCGCCGACGTGGTCTTGGTCGGAGAAGTTCAGGGTGACAGCGCCACTGTCCGCACCCTCTAGTCTAGAGGGAAATTGGTTGATGGCAGCCATCGGGGGGAGCGGCGTGGTTTAATACAGGATCGATTGGCCTCTGCAGCGTCATGGCTGTCTGGAGTGGACTGGCGACACTAGTGAGTGTGATATAGAGTTGTGGCACAGCATACCTGGCATTCTTCCCGCCATCGGTCCCCCTGGAATCAGGTGTTGCGTCAACTGGTACAGGCCTTTGGCTGGTTTGGTTTGGATCGCATAGCCGGGGCGGTGGCCCCAGGAATCCTACTGTGGCTGGTCGCCCTGACCGGGGGGGTGTTGTGGTTGCTGCATTGGCAGTTGGTAGTTGCGATCGCAACTGGGCTAGGGGGCGTCTATGGCATGAAATACTGGCCTCAGCTCACGCCTGAGCCGATCCCTCGACTGCAGCAATGGCTAGCCGCGTCCTGTCAGACTGCCTGGGCCCAGGGACTCGGGCTCATGGTCGGCACCTATGGCTTGTTGGCCCTAGGCACCAGCAGTGGCAGCGTCTGGCTACCGATCATCATCGCGGCCCAGATAGGTGGAATCCTACTGCTGCGGGACTGGCCATGGCCAAAAGCCAACCGCAGACTGTCCTATCCAGGCGATGGCCTTACCGCTGCGGAGGATATCGAGCCGCTATTGGAGCGCCTCAGCAACGAGGATCCCATGATCCGCCTAGTGACGGTGCGGCAGGTACTGCGCCAGCTCAGCCATCTACCCCAAGACAGGATTTATGTCCCCGGCACCGCTATTACAATTCACTCCCACGTCATTGACTGCCTCCACCTCATGCTGGCTCAGGAAACCGAGCCCCTGGTGCGCACTGCCATTCGAGATGGGGTGCGTCATTTGTATCCCCTGCCTCGGCTGCAACAGGGTAAACCGCCAGTGCAGCTTCACCGCCAGTCCCTATCGGTGCATCGTCACGCCGTGGAATACGTCGAGCCCTAATCAGCTGCCATGGATCGCTTCACCGTCGAAGTCATCTCCCAAACCTCCAATCCGCAGCAGGTCATTTATGCGGCCATGCACCAAGACTACGCCGAAGGCTTCGTGACCCATGAGCGGGAGCAATGGCCCAGCGAAGAGCGCTGCGGTGCGATCATTATTAATCACCTGCTAAAAGGGGGACGAGGCCATTACGGTCCCCTAGAGCATCCCCAAATTGTGCTCAATATCGGTTGGTTCCCCCACTCCACCATGCAGCAGATACGGACCCATCGGGTGGGCGTCAGTTTCGATGTTCAGTGTCTGGCTGGAGATACCGAAGTGACCTTTGTTAAGGCCTCCGGGGAGTTGAGAAAGATTCAAATTGCCGAGCTGCATGACCTGTGGACCAATGGGGAGAAAGCTATTCGTGAACGTAAGATTAGAGGCCGTAACGGTGAGCCTCCGGGACAATATCGTCGCGATTGCAAAAAGCGTCTCAAAGCCATGCGCCTACGCCTCTTGAATGAAGCAACCAGCCATTTTGAGACTGGTCATATTCGGGACATCATGTGTAGCGGCCTCCAACCGATCTATCGGATGACCTTTGAGGATGGCAGAACCCTAGACTGCACGACAAATCATCGTTTACTAACCACTGAAGGTTGGCAAACCATGAGGAAGGCGATTGGATTAGAAACTGCTCCGGATGGCGAAGTTTTAGCAATGACTCGACAGTGTAGAGTCATTTCAAATGGCATCGTTGCGGCAGGTAAAGGAATTTATCGTGATAAGACCTGGCTGGCTCGACATATTGAACTGGGACTGTCAACTAAAGAAATTGCTAATCTGGCGGAATGCTCAGAGACAGCGGTCAGAGATTGGGCAAAACGACTGGGGCTTGAACTCAACCAAAGAGATACCCGATTTCAGGAGGGCCA
This portion of the Halomicronema hongdechloris C2206 genome encodes:
- the rpiA gene encoding ribose-5-phosphate isomerase RpiA, which translates into the protein MDPVKLMKQEVGQAAAAKVTSGSIVGLGTGSTTAFAIQFIGERLASGQLTDIKGIPTSFQASVLAKQHGIPLTTLDEVDRIDIAIDGADEVDPQHNLIKGGGAAHTREKVVDSLADQFIVVVDNSKLVDVLGSTFPLPVEVLPMAVAPVTRALQALGGQPELRLGVRKDGPVITDQGNMILDVKFNAISDPAALEKTLNNIPGVLENGLFVGVADVVLVGEVQGDSATVRTL
- a CDS encoding cyclic nucleotide-binding domain-containing protein, whose protein sequence is MLTVPVIALLQGLLGASSLLIGAIVGIIWQPARTFTAAIMAFGSGTLLSAIAFDITAPVFASSGFWPLVVGFILGGTLFTVIIQYIDERGGFIRHPSSSRRFLYHHRQEAASEVLDRIGHIEMLHSLTPSEMQAIIPLLKPLSVGAGTILCQEGTAGDALFLIVSGEAEIRKGNQRLAILGAGEMFGEMALLTGEERSATVLALTPMELYELDKIDFDGMLTRSPHLASGLSRILARRLRETTQAKLIRIESPDHWRQRVLDSVEVDLPISEHQFQQLAQRSTPVAILVGTLIDNIPEALVIGFNAGIGHLNSAFLMAVFISNIPEALSSSIGMKQAGTTARRILALWVGAVLLSGLSAMAGTALMHITSDWLVGVAQAIAGGAILAMLSSTMMPEAYEMGGGSVTFSTIAGFLVGFWVTSSPLG